In the genome of Streptomyces aquilus, the window CCGACCACCGGGAAGATCATGTAGATGCCCGGTCCGAGCAGGCCGATGACCAGGAACGTGCGCACCAGGTGGTGGCGCGGGAAGCGCCGCTCGGCCGCCACGTTGCGCAGCCCGTACAGGGAGACGACGACGGCGGCCACGGCGAGCTGGCCGTAGACCAGGTCGAGGACGTGGGCGCCGAGCGGGCCGGTGGCCTTGAGCATGCGGCCCGCCACCCAGGACGGGTCGCCCAGCGCGCGGTCGGCGACCGCGAGGTACGGGTCGAGGACCGTCGGGCGGGCCTTGGCGGTGATGAGCAGCCAGGTGTCGCCCGTCTTACGGCCGGCCACCAGGAGCAGCGCGAGGCCCACGCCCTTCAGCAGCAGGACGCGTTCGGCGCCGGTACGGCGGGTCAGCGCGATGACCCCGTAGCCCAGGACGACCCACAGCGCGCCGTTGCCGAACGGGTGGCCGCCGTGCAGGCCGGTGCCCGTCGCCCAGCGCACCAGCAGCAGAACGGCGTCGATACCGAGGGCGACACCGAGTGCGCGGAAGCGCTCCCGCCGGGTGAGCACCACCATCATCAGCGCCATGGCGCCGTACAGCAGGAAGCCCGACTTGGGCGGCAGGATCACCTCCTTGACCTGGGTCGTCAGCGGTCCCGGCAGGCCGTAGTGGCGTGCCGTGAGCTCCATCGCGATGAGGAAACCGAGGGTCACCGCACCGGCCGCGGTCCACAGGATCGTCTGTGGACGGCGCCACGCGGCGGACGTGGTTCTTCGTCGTATTCGCGGGAGCGGGTGGTCCCGCGGCTCTCCAGGTATCAATGGGCCGGCCGATTTCTTGGACGTGGTGCGGGCGGACGGGGGTGCGGGCGGACGTCGGACGGGCGTCGTGCGGTGTTGGGCCGCCGCTCATCGTAAGTTCAAAGACCCCCACCCTTCAGAGGGCCCAGCCCGGAAACCGGTTCGATTCCGCCGCGTCCGTGCGGTCGCTCACGTCAGATTCAGGCCACCGTCCAGCACGATCACCTCGCCGGTGAGGTAGCTGCCGGCGATCAGGGCGGCCACCAGGTCGGCCACGTCGGCGGGCCGGGCGGGGCGGTGCATCGGGGCGCGTTCGCGCCAGAGTTGGTGGGCCTCGGCCCAGTCCCTCGTCATCGGGGTGTCCACCAGACCGGGCGCCACCGCGTTGACCCGGACCTCCGGCCCGAGCGCGGCGGCGAGGAGGCGGGTGACGTGGTTCAGCGCGGCCTTGCTCGCCGCGTACGGGACGGACGAGCCCTTGGGGCGCACCCCGGCGTGGCTGGTGATGTTCACCACGCTGCCGCCGCCGGGTGCCTCGCGGAGCGCCGGGAGCGCCTCCGTGCACAGCACCCAGGGGGCGATCAGGTTGACCTCCAGCAGCCGGCGCCAGTCCGCCGGGGTCGCGGCGGCCAGGTCGGCGTGCGGGACGGGCCAGCTGATGCCCGCGTTGTTCACCAGGACGTCGAGGCGGCCGAGGCGGTCGAGGGCGGTCCCCACCAGGGCCCGCGTCTCGTCCTCGACCTCCAGGTCCGCCCGTACGTACGTCCCGCCGAGCTCCGCCGCCAGGGCCTCGCCGGCGTCGGTGCTGCGCCGCGAGTGCACGACGACCCGCATCCCGTCCCCGGCCAGCCGCCGGGCCACGGCCTCGCCGATGCCGGACGTGGAGCCGGTGACCAGGGCCACGGGGCAGTCCTGTGCTGCTGCTGTTCCCATGCGGGTGGATCCTGCCATCGGCGCCGGGCGGCTGCTCGGGCCGGTGGACCGCCGCCGGGGTCCGGCGGGTCCGTCACTTGCCCTCGGCCAGGGTGTGCGCCACCAGCGCGTTCGCGTGGCCGTGGCCCAGGCCGTGCTCCGTCTTGAGCCAGGTGACGAGCTGCATGTGCCGGGTCAGCGGGGAGCTGCGGATCAGTTCCACCCATTCCTCGATCGGGCGGCCGTACTTCTTCTCGATGGAGGGGAAGTAGCTGGCGGGGCCCTTCACCGGCTCGGTCATGTGACTCACGTCCTTTCGTGCCGTCGGTGTCGCCTTCCATGACCGTGGCCGACGGCGGAACTCATCGGTGGGTCACCGGTCGTCTCCGCCCAGCAGTCGGCGGGTTGTCGCCACGCCCCACTGGTCCAGCGACAGCAGCCGGTCGCTCGACGCCATCAGGCCGCCGGTCGCCTCGACGTGTGCCGCCCAGCGTTCGCGGGTCTCCACGGCCGGGCGGGCCATCAGGCAGTCGGGGTCGTTGACCCAGAGGCGGCCGTGCTGCCACTGGCGTCCGGTGCCGGTGAACTCGGCCGGGTCCTGGCCGGGTTGGCTGTAGTCGTCGGCCTCGGGGCGGCGGTGCGGGGCCGTGTCCGGGCTGACCCGCATGGCGTCGAAGAGGCCGATGGAGGGGAGGATCGGGGCGCCGCAGCCCAGGAGGTAGGCGTCCTCGCCGATCGCCGCACGGATGAGGCGTATGCCGTCCCGGTACGCCGTGAGCGCGTCCGTGCCGGAGTGCCGCACGCCCTCCAGCGCGTCCACCTCGGAGTGCCCGCCCTCCCGCGCGTCCACCGACGCGTGCCGCACGC includes:
- a CDS encoding SDR family NAD(P)-dependent oxidoreductase — protein: MGTAAAQDCPVALVTGSTSGIGEAVARRLAGDGMRVVVHSRRSTDAGEALAAELGGTYVRADLEVEDETRALVGTALDRLGRLDVLVNNAGISWPVPHADLAAATPADWRRLLEVNLIAPWVLCTEALPALREAPGGGSVVNITSHAGVRPKGSSVPYAASKAALNHVTRLLAAALGPEVRVNAVAPGLVDTPMTRDWAEAHQLWRERAPMHRPARPADVADLVAALIAGSYLTGEVIVLDGGLNLT
- a CDS encoding DUF4287 domain-containing protein, which codes for MTEPVKGPASYFPSIEKKYGRPIEEWVELIRSSPLTRHMQLVTWLKTEHGLGHGHANALVAHTLAEGK